A region of Streptomyces halobius DNA encodes the following proteins:
- a CDS encoding cupin domain-containing protein, with protein MSATDLDSEAPASFVVNVPGIADAELEPEPLDPEQIVSGEPVVTGKVLSESPDGRQIRGIWQITPGVVTDTEADELFVVVSGRATIEVEGGPVLEVGPGDACVLREGDRTRWTVHETLRKAYHISV; from the coding sequence CCCCCGCGTCCTTCGTCGTCAACGTCCCCGGCATCGCCGACGCGGAGCTGGAGCCGGAGCCCCTGGACCCCGAACAGATCGTCTCCGGGGAGCCGGTGGTGACGGGCAAGGTGCTGTCGGAATCTCCGGACGGCCGCCAGATCCGCGGCATCTGGCAGATCACGCCCGGCGTGGTGACGGACACCGAGGCCGACGAGCTGTTCGTGGTCGTCAGCGGCCGCGCCACGATCGAGGTCGAGGGCGGCCCGGTGCTGGAGGTGGGGCCCGGCGACGCCTGCGTCCTGCGCGAGGGCGACCGCACGCGGTGGACCGTGCACGAGACGTTGCGCAAGGCGTACCACATCAGCGTGTAG
- a CDS encoding tetratricopeptide repeat protein, translating into MPERTPETHVIDFRAAEHLLAGRDPRGAIRLLDPVITAYPENTAARLLRARAFFHAAQLRSAELEFQLVLEREPDNAFAHFALGRTLERANRPEEARRHFRLAAALEPRPDFLEAARFVRDTGTGES; encoded by the coding sequence GTGCCCGAGCGCACCCCCGAGACCCATGTCATCGACTTCCGAGCCGCGGAGCATCTGCTGGCAGGCCGCGACCCACGGGGCGCGATCAGGCTTCTCGACCCGGTCATCACGGCATATCCCGAGAACACCGCGGCCCGGCTGCTGCGCGCCCGTGCCTTCTTCCATGCCGCTCAACTCCGCTCTGCGGAGCTTGAGTTCCAGCTCGTGCTGGAACGCGAGCCGGACAACGCCTTCGCGCATTTCGCGCTCGGCCGCACTCTGGAGCGCGCCAACCGCCCCGAGGAGGCACGGCGTCACTTCCGTCTCGCCGCCGCCCTGGAGCCACGCCCGGATTTCCTCGAAGCCGCCCGCTTCGTCCGCGACACGGGAACCGGGGAGAGCTGA
- a CDS encoding DUF6343 family protein encodes MRTGDEPLHARSPLRMRCGLALFGLFWAILGTAAFVMAGRPEWAAACAALAAVAVADLAMVIRHMHQGAHYQPGREIPPYEPDLGRNDAFRRRATGYGQRRRAP; translated from the coding sequence ATGCGTACGGGAGATGAACCCCTTCACGCACGCAGCCCGCTGAGGATGCGCTGTGGGCTGGCGCTGTTCGGGCTGTTTTGGGCCATCCTCGGAACAGCCGCCTTTGTGATGGCAGGCCGGCCGGAATGGGCAGCGGCGTGCGCCGCCCTGGCGGCGGTGGCAGTCGCCGACCTGGCCATGGTGATTCGGCACATGCACCAAGGAGCGCACTACCAGCCGGGCAGGGAGATACCCCCCTACGAGCCCGACCTGGGCCGGAACGACGCCTTCCGCAGACGCGCCACAGGCTACGGGCAAAGGAGAAGAGCGCCCTAG